The Pochonia chlamydosporia 170 chromosome 1, whole genome shotgun sequence genome window below encodes:
- a CDS encoding endoplasmic reticulum, protein Pkr1 (similar to Metarhizium robertsii ARSEF 23 XP_007820100.1), producing the protein MASFITDLWESIFVPGPTPTILKATNATFAALQVVLLGLLVATTSIHFVVLSILCAGLWYSINWFAGEVAIAQKRQQEEAERNKASEDTKDKNKDGDDSDTEVEATAREGRRKLKKRGESSAVGQTRNLEVSPGGETQSSVSTEDEWEKVSGSEK; encoded by the coding sequence ATGGCCTCCTTCATCACCGACCTCTGGGAGTCCATCTTCGTGCCCGGCCCAACACccaccatcctcaaagcCACAAACGCCACGTTTGCCGCGCTCCAGGTCGTCCTCCTGGGACTCCTCGTCGCCACGACCAGCATACACTTTGTCGTCCTGTCTATTCTCTGCGCGGGGCTATGGTACTCGATCAACTGGTTCGCGGGGGAGGTGGCCATCGCGCAGAAGAGGCAGcaggaggaggcggagcgGAACAAGGCCAGCGAGgacaccaaggacaagaacaaggacgGGGACGACAGCGACACCGAGGTTGAAGCTACGGCGAGAGAAGGCCGACGAAAGTTGAAAAAGAGAGGAGAGAGCAGTGCGGTTGGACAGACTAGGAATTTGGAGGTTTCGCCGGGCGGAGAGACGCAGTCTAGTGTCAGTACTGAGGATGAGTGGGAGAAGGTATCGGGGAGCGAGAAGTGA
- a CDS encoding transcription factor c2h2 protein (similar to Togninia minima UCRPA7 XP_007917441.1) — protein MRFPLSGQDPSLTKQNSAVAIQFDASFAMGPRSAFTWPGSLDAGSSGQSVLGTDLSSLVSGSEASLTPPSETRSLASSPPRGSMTPEEQEMKRHRDRARREVKMTTRMRRTDSASYTTSPPPIALNDVSSAIPLPLYSTAPSVSILADPSPALHNQTYLSTYNHALQDASHTSQLFTSSPYQQSISSPYSMSMDYPGTIYSSSGDFRNHIALVAPLFPSRRIQASFTPYPRLRKLPIPTTAKKVVTSELCRVDQNLDAGSTAAMADNSPPLATYFDISERNRAKRPKHHAQTVELNSHELRQEMDTCCTISVSSEEATTKATKFIGDAHQYGFHD, from the exons ATGCGTTTCCCCCTCAGTGGCCAAGATCCCAGCTTAACAAAGCAAAATAGTGCGGTTGCTATCCAGTTCGACGCTTCCTTTGCCATGGGGCCTAGATCAGCATTTACTTGGCCTG GGTCACTTGATGCAGGATCCTCAGGGCAAAGTGTTCTCGGAACGGACCTCAGTTCGCTCGTCAGCGGCTCCGAAGCAAGCTTGACTCCTCCCAGCGAAACCAGATCATTGGCATCTAGCCCACCACGCGGATCCATGACCCCTGAAGAACAGGAGATGAAGCGACACAGAGATAGAGCCCGCAGAGAGGTCAAGATGACGACAAGGATGCGACGTACCGATAGTGCCTCGTACACTacctcgccgccgcccatCGCATTGAACGATGTTTCCAGTGCTATTCCTCTGCCACTTTATTCAACGGCGCCCTCAGTGTCTATCCTCGCGGACCCTTCTCCAGCCTTACACAACCAGACGTATCTTTCGACATATAATCATGCCCTACAGGATGCATCGCACACTTCACAGTTGTTCACTTCCTCTCCTTACCAACAGTCAAT ATCATCGCCATACAGCATGTCAATGGACTACCCTGGCACCATCTACTCTTCTTCAGGCGACTTTAG GAATCACATAGCACTCGTGGCACCTCTCTTTCCGTCTCGCAGGATACAAGCCTCctttactccgtacccaCGGCTCCGCAAGTTACCCATACCAACAACGGCCAAGAAGGTAGTCACGTCAGAGTTGTGCAGAGTCGACCAAAACCTCGATGCTGGGAGCACGGCTGCAATGGCAGACAATTCTCCACCTTTAGCAACCTACTTCGACATCAGCGAGAGAAATCGGGCCAAGCGGCCAAAGCATCATGCCCAAACTGTGGAGCTGAATTCACACGAACTACGGCAAGAAATGGACACTTGTTGCACGATAAGTGTAAGCAGCGAAGAGGCAACAACTAAAGCAACGAAATTCATCGGAGACGCCCATCAATACGGATTCCACGACTAA
- a CDS encoding anaphase-promoting complex subunit 2 (similar to Magnaporthe oryzae 70-15 XP_003713695.1) yields the protein MTASRVRTRKNKVLRSVFQTDVSQPTPLLLSTAPGEAFGGPLPSTSSTNTTKSASSSTTRHAATISSLQPASDQVRWDRAWHTVTSRIQLPTSVAVEDSFGTMAPQSQDADTSFYESLALVLDAPAALSRATHTEDILVWHTQQVRQHFVHHVLPLLAACAVQGDHAQVLLSSVQTLEAAHRQYLYGLTLIVRGIADDTSRSLAEFKFKRDLHAIIGNPWAKGLTDALRSVLSRLLAVILGSNRDNLSSEAGAGAGKLREQRVDAARDELLGLLDSMHNVGLSGDKFQVLFAEGMNECMNNFIRKTYAAVWTALDADGNVNPSASSGCMEHLCDWVENQYGRLAVEVFSRLGGQVAWTDVERWREIAIGRLASLRITELFDIVLHWPESKGGLEDLRAAVATPQRRLQLTDTFSATLQKRLLHPGRSTLDILQTYISMIRTFHQLDSSKVLLDRVVHALQLYLCQRDDAIRIVVTGLLSNPSTINTDEAKRRLVELAVLLNEASQQQRAHIEDEELDWDDMTWVPDPVDAGPNYKRPKNEDVIGTLINALGSQEIFIKEFQMIIAERLLSNQSGFQQEIKVLSLLKKRFGENALQNCDVMVKDIYDSKRVDALLRKNLRNTDSYQPSPINYHSKILSRLFWPSLPKDPFTVPAPVAAIQSRYEAGFEQLKTSRKLTWLNHIGTATVQLELEDRSVQQECKTYEAAVIYAFQGDATADNPQRTFNELWEKLMIDEDLLESALRFWISKRVLRDLGNQTYAVLEKLDQDDSTKPGGDTAAIDEIVESGHPPPRKPKMDPKEQERRTVYWQFIVGMLTNSSPAMPLGQIAMMMKMLIADGCSWSNEELQEFLGEKIGDGELELSGGKYRLVKK from the coding sequence ATGACGGCATCACGAGTTCGAACCCGCAAGAACAAGGTCTTGCGCTCAGTTTTCCAAACTGACGTCTCACAGCCCACTCCTCTCCTTCTGTCGACGGCACCAGGAGAAGCTTTTGGTGGACCACTCCCATCaacttcctccaccaacacaaccaagtcagccagcagcagcaccacccGTCATGCTGCCACCATCTCCTCACTCCAACCGGCCAGTGATCAAGTCCGCTGGGACAGAGCGTGGCATACCGTGACGTCAAGGATCCAGCTTCCAACTTCAGTGGCAGTGGAAGACTCATTTGGTACCATGGCCCCCCAATCCCAGGATGCCGATACATCATTCTACGAGAGCCTAGCGCTGGTTTTGGACGCGCCCGCTGCTCTTTCCCGTGCCACCCATACGGAAGACATTCTTGTCTGGCATACCCAACAGGTCCGCCAGCACTTTGTCCACCATGTCCTACCAttgttggctgcatgtgcggTGCAGGGTGATCATGCACAAGTCTTGCTAAGCAGCGTGCAGACTCTGGAGGCGGCCCATCGTCAGTATCTTTATGGGCTGACGCTGATCGTACGAGGCATTGCGGATGACACTTCCAGGTCTCTGGCCgagttcaagttcaagcGAGATTTGCATGCTATTATTGGCAACCCGTGGGCGAAGGGCCTGACGGACGCCTTGAGAAGTGTCTTGAGCCGTTTACTTGCGGTCATCCTCGGATCAAATCGGGATAACTTGTCATCAGAGGCTGGGGCTGGGGCTGGAAAACTGCGAGAGCAGCGAGTTGACGCGGCGAGGGATGAGCTCCTGGGCTTGTTAGACTCGATGCATAACGTGGGCTTGTCAGGAGACAAGTTTCAGGTGCTGTTTGCAGAGGGTATGAACGAATGTATGAATAATTTCATACGGAAGACATATGCTGCAGTATGGACGGCTCTAGATGCAGATGGCAATGTGAACCCGTCTGCTTCATCTGGATGCATGGAACATTTATGCGACTGGGTCGAGAATCAATATGGCCGTCTTGCAGTGGAGGTCTTCAGTCGACTCGGGGGCCAGGTTGCCTGGACAGATGTCGAGCGATGGCGTGAAATCGCCATTGGAAGACTGGCTTCGCTGCGAATCACGGAGTTGTTTGATATCGTGCTCCATTGGCCTGAAAGTAAAGGAGGTCTAGAAGACCTTCGGGCTGCTGTTGCTACACCACAACGGAGATTGCAACTCACTGATACCTTCTCAGCCACGTTGCAAAAACGTTTATTACACCCGGGCAGGTCCACGCTTGACATTTTGCAGACGTATATTTCCATGATTCGGACATTTCATCAACTTGATTCATCCAAAGTTTTACTAGACCGAGTGGTTCATGCGTTGCAACTATATCTCTGTCAGCGAGACGATGCTATTCGCATCGTGGTCACTGGCTTACTTTCAAACCCAAGCACCATAAACACCGATGAAGCCAAACGACGACTGGTGGAGCTAGCTGTTTTGCTAAACGAAGCCTCCCAGCAACAGCGAGCTCATAtcgaagacgaggagctcGACTGGGATGACATGACTTGGGTCCCTGATCCCGTGGACGCTGGCCCGAACTACAAACGACCTAAAAATGAAGACGTGATTGGCACTCTCATCAACGCTCTGGGATCCCAGGAGATCTTTATCAAAGAGTTCCAAATGATTATCGCCGAGCGGTTACTCTCGAATCAATCAGGCTTTCAGCAGGAAATCAAGGTTTTGTCCCTCCTCAAGAAAAGATTTGGGGAGAATGCTCTTCAGAACTGCGACGTCATGGTCAAGGATATTTACGATTCGAAGCGAGTAGACGCACTTCTTCGCAAAAACCTTCGCAACACAGACAGTTACCAACCAAGTCCTATCAACTACCACTCCAAGATTCTGTCGCGCCTCTTCTGGCCAAGTCTCCCCAAAGACCCCTTTACGGTTCCTGCACCTGTTGCAGCGATCCAGAGTCGATACGAGGCGGGTTTCGAGCAACTCAAGACATCTCGAAAGCTCACGTGGCTCAATCACATTGGCACTGCAACAGTGCAGCTCGAGCTTGAAGACCGATCTGTTCAGCAAGAGTGCAAAACGTATGAAGCTGCCGTCATCTACGCTTTCCAGGGCGATGCCACGGCCGACAATCCTCAACGAACATTTAATGAGTTATGGGAAAAATTAATGATTGATGAGGACTTGCTTGAATCTGCGCTACGATTCTGGATTTCGAAACGCGTGCTACGCGATCTCGGAAATCAGACATACGCCGTTCTAGAAAAGCTTGACCAGGATGATTCAACAAAACCTGGTGGCGACACGGCTGCTATTGATGAGATTGTTGAGTCTGGCCACCCACCGCCCCGTAAGCCCAAGATGGATCCAAAGGAGCAAGAGCGCCGGACGGTTTATTGGCAATTCATTGTAGGCATGTTGACGAATTCGAGCCCTGCGATGCCGCTGGGCCAaattgccatgatgatgaagatgcttATTGCGGATGGATGTTCATGGAGTAATGAGGAGTTGCAGGAGTTTCTGGGAGAGAAAATCGGAGATGGTGAATTGGAGCTTTCAGGGGGAAAGTATAGGCTTGTGAAGAAGTGA